The window TCACCAGTGCTGTGGAGTCTATAGAAAATGGACAGACTTCTGAAATATGTAATAAATTGAATGCAGTATGagctgaatgttttttttttttttataagagtttgggaaagttatgaaatgtcctgtcCGTTCTATTCCTGATCAtagaatctaggcttttagttgagatgaatctgtgctgcactttatgtacatgataagtagtgaagctcctctacagatgggagtcggaggtttggcttaccaacATTATAGATTGACAAACTGTGCCAATGTGTaatatgcacactgtcaggactgtCCTCTATAGTCAGCTCGAGAGCGGTAGTCACGTGGCTGCAAGTATGTAACATTAGTCACATAGAATGGCAGACATTTACGCTCATAACCcatttaaggctctgttcacacttggTTTTGATTTAGCATGGAAACTGAGGCACCGGCGGATCGGTGGCACTGGACACAACACGCTGCCACAGAACGGCTTGGGCTGCCTGCTGTCATGGGCAGCTCCGCTCTGGGCCTGAAATTTAAGCCATCAACATCGCTGGATATCCAGTTTAATGACTTGTTTCCAAATCTGGGTTCCTTGGAGGCGGCCATATCAATACGACTTTAGGAGACAGACCCAGAAAAGGGTCACCATTAATAAAACAACTTAGGTCTTGGGGGCCCGGCTCCGGGGTTGGGTCATGTACCTCACTGACATGCCATACAGAGGGGCTCTGCTCCATTCCCCAATACTGGCCTCCATGCTGGTGGGTCACTTTACCAACTTGTGTACAGGCAGGGGAAGCTGTGTCTGCCAGATGTGAGCCAGGGCCCTGTGAGTGGGGTCAGCACCCCGGGGTGAAGCAGCCAGCCATCATGTGTCTCCCATCACTGCTGGCCCCAGCGCCGCACATTCCTACACATCAGCCGCCCACTGCCAGCAGCCGCCCGCACCGGATCCCGGaggacaagatggaggaggccgCGCCCGCCCcggagccgtcctcacacagcagagcCGATAACGCACCTACCACCCCGGTGTCCAGGCGCCGAGCTCCCGCTGCCTTCCTGCCTCTCCCCGCCTCCTACAGGCAACTGAGCATTACAGCACACCTACACTCAGACAACGGCTGCGAGAGCACGGCCCCGCCCAGAGGAGGCGGACAGCACCGGGGCAGCACGGGACTTGTAGTCTGAGGAAGTGAGAAAAACTTATTTTTTCTGCAGCAGTTAAACCCCAATCCCCTGAGGGCATAGAGCAGCCGTGTAGTGGACGCCCGTGTCCCCATCCCGCGCGTTCCGGGGAGACGGGCTCGGCTACATTACTAGTTTCGCCGAGGGTTTGCATGTCGTGACCGACGCGTCATCTTACCTCCTGCGCAGCGAACTCCCCTTCCCAGGATGCCGTGCGCCCGGGGTCACCGGCCTTTGTAACAGGCGGCGTTTCTGCGGGATAGTGGCCATAACCGTGAGCCTGACAAATGGAGACCTGAGGTGCGCGGGTGTAGTGCCCGGGGGGCTGAGGCACTCCCCTATTCGTGTATGTTCTGCCGAAACCTTTTCTGGAGAGATTCGCAGACCATAGAGAATTCCCATGGCTTCTGGGAATCTGACAGATCTAAACCTGTCCTGGGAGCCTATAAGGATTATTGATTGGGGCTAGGTCAGAGGGACACGGACAACACTGCTCAGACTGAGTGCGAACCCCGACCTTACAGCCTCATCACGGTCCATATACAGACCATAGGGCCTGGACTGACCGCAGGTCACCTGGCCAGACCTTACAGCCTCATCACGGTCCATGTACAAACCATAGTGCCCGGACTGACCGCAGGTCACCTGGCCAGACCTTACAGCCTCATCACGGTCCATGTACAAACCATAGTGCCCGGACTGACCGCAGGTCACCTGGCAGACCTTACAGCCTCATCACAGTCCATGTACAAACCATAGGGCCTGGACTGACCGCAGGTCACCTGGCCAGACCTTACAGCCTCATCACGGTCCATATACAGACCATAGTGCCCGGACTGACCGCAGGTCACCTGGCAGACCTTACAGCCTCATCACGGTCCATATACAGACCATAGTGCCCGGACTGACCGCAGGTCACCTGGCAGACCTTACAGCCTCATCACGGTCCATATACAGACCATAGTGCCCGGACTGACCGCAGGTCACCTGGCCAGACCTTACAGTCTCATCACGGTCCATATACAGACCATAGTGCCCGGACTGACCGCAGGTCACCTGGCCAGACCTTACAGTCTCATCACGGTCCATATACAGACCATAGTGCCCGGACTGACCGCAGGTCACCTGGCCAGACCTTACAGCCTCATCACGGTCCATGTACAAACCATAGGGCCTGAACTGACCGCAGGTCACCTGGCCAGACCTTACAGTCTCATCACGGTCCATATACAGACCATAGTGCCCGGACTGACCGCAGGTCACCTGGCCAGACCTTACAGCCTCATCACGGTCCATGTACAAACCATAGGGCCTGAACTGACCGCAGGTCACCTGGCAGACCTTACAGCCTCATCACGGTCCATATACAGACCATAGTGCCCGGACTGACCGCAGGTCACCTGACCCAACCTGCCTCATTACGGTCCATATACAGTCCATTGTCCCTGGACTGACCACAGGTCACCTGACCCAACCTGCCTCATCACGGTCCATGTGCCTGGACTGACCGCAGGTCACCTGGCCAGACCTTACAGACTCATCACAGACCATAGTGCCCGGACTAAACGCAGGTCACCTGACCCAACCTGCCTTATCACGGTCCATATATAGACCATAGTGCCCTGACTAAACGCAGGTCACCTGACCCAACCTTATAGGCCCATCATGGTCCATATATAGACCATGGTGCCTGGAATGACCGCAGGTTACCTGACCAGACCTTACAGATTCGTTACAGTCCATTTACAGACCATAGTGCCTGGACTGACCGCAGGTCACCTGGCCAGACCTTACAGCATCACCATGGTCCATATACAGACCATGGATATGACTGCAGGTCACCTGACCCCCGACCTTACAGCCTCATCACGGCCTTATATACAGACCATTGTGCCCAGACTGACCGCAGGTCACCTAACCCCCGACCTTACAGACTCGTCACAGTCCAAAGACAGACCATAAAGCTTGGACTGACCGCAGGTCACCTAACCCCCGACCTTACAGACTCGTCACAGTCCATATACAGATCATAGTGCTTGGACTGACGACAGGTCTCCTGACCAGAACTTAGAGCCTCATCACGGTCCACATGCAGATCATAGTGCCTGGATTGACCGCAGGTCATCTGACCCGACCTTAGAGCCTCATCACAGTCCATATACAGACCATAGTGCCTGGACTGACAGCAGGTCTGCTGACTAGACCTTACAGACTCATCACAGTCCATATACAGACCATAGTGCCCTGACTGACCGAAGGTCTCCTGACCTGACGTTATTGGCCCATCATGGTCCATATATAGACCATAGAGCCTGGACTGAGCGCAGGTCTCCtgagtgactagagatgagtgaacccggcaTTCGGTGTTAGTACCAACctcaggctagcgccacacatccgtgcctccggtacgtgtttggcattttttacacgtaccggagacacgtgcttatgttgacacagtccttttaatataaatagcctcacgtcagtgttttggcacggagcgtgtgtccgttccgtgcctacgtttgaccgtgccgaaaaagcgctgacatgtccgttttcccccggcataacgtcctcacggatccattaaatcctatgggtccgtgtttgcacgtacgtgatacggatggcctccgtatgctatccgtgtggtccgtgtccgtgttttaaaatTCAAAGttgttacaatttcaaatactttcaggtggcgtagctaacatattttttttgctcaaaacttactttgcatttgcagaaggagtgagcaagcaagcagttgtagttctgtgtagtgaaagaacttttttgagcacaatttctgcttccaaatataataatggctccacgggtggacacggagaaactgatatcagctgtcgagactcacccaccattatgggatacacgtgttgatggttaccatgacagactgacagttgaccgccattggcttcaagttgctgaggaagtgtaccccaataatgcatgggatagatgttcgccttcaaagcgtgctaaatatggtaagtttttttattatttttatagaggtttttttttaatatatttttatttttttatataatttcaaactgtgaatgttttgttattgtaatgttgtttTTTAGTAAATTAACTTTGTGAAGAATTGTTATATGTATTAATCTATTTATTGAGTTAATGTTAAATTTTAAAAAAGGTTACCTAACATTTCTAAAGTTCAAAAATTCAAAGTAATCTTTAATTTGTAATATGATtttgaattcttcatgaagttaattaattaacagataaaactgtcatgtgaatttcaattccatgttttattagtctaattttTGTACCCCAATTTCTAATCATGTTtggttaattttgttttttttttttgtttttttttaataacatttcAATTTCATGacctaaattaataaaataatatttctcatttttttttccaaatttttcttgttaataaaaaaacataccttttttaaatctatatcacaattacttcCAAGATAATTtctgagaaatattattttgttatgtgtgaatgtataaaaatgcttTTTAGTGAAGAATATCTAAAAGAATGAATTTTCCTCTAATGTATTTGTCCACCTTTATTATTtcaaattgtatattacatttagcaaacattattatcattaatgtgtgcagaattatgctgaatgttgcaagtgacatattttgttaaattcaacagttgacttggtaaaaatgCGTTGgtgttcagcacgtgatcagtaccgaagggagtacaaccctataccatcatcatccagccaaggccgcaaacgcagatatgtttactatgaacaaataagcttcctagcacccatcttagaagtaacacagtaagttttttgttacatatatatattttttttttttttttaacaataatttTTCTTTAAAATTCATTTAGTTTCTGAAgttaattttaaaaatataaatgttatgattgtaatatgttatctaatttaatatagaacggaggataatctagacgattctgatgaacaaccaacagctggtccctctgctacagccacctcagcatcagaacaagaacctggcagagaagacagtgaaaatcaagagattcaacaagatgcagcagcagcaactggatCACATgatggtgggacagagagtgcacaaaccaacaaccAAGGCacatcaacacaacaaacaacaacaccagcaacacaatcaacacaaacaaatgtacttccacgttttgcaccacaacctctccgtgcaagaagaatccgcagacctgaggaaatgagatccttaccggaaataattgacacacgcattattcacataatgaacactttaattccagaaacagatgccgagcggttttgtcggtctttatctactagcttaaccaaaattgcatccgataggcaggaacgtgtacgtgctgctatgctgaccctactttcagctagtcaggcagaacaggaaccagtgagagtttatgaggccatagaaaattggcgtaccattatgcaacaacatacagtcccaaacacaacagacaatcaaaataccatttcaacacaaacaacaatggcaacagtaattgtcactaatccagtattacaacaatctggtcaaccttctattgcttcaagtacggtattcccaacaccaattagacaagggtatgtttcaaccaatactggcgccttaagcactgtacaaagtgcaacctcacagcaacccataaactatatgaatttacaacccactccaagtattagttactttactcaacccacaaatattggtgctttacctaacttgtttcctggttcaacatacccacaatcattcatgatgcctcattatccaatctcaactatgttacctacaccacacttacaaacatcagtcaactatcctcaaggtcaacaacatacacacacacaatacccacttacccatgtagacccacaggtgtactcaacaacaggcaatgtgttgggccaaacaagcatgcaacagactgttccacacactactgtagttagtaataggaatgttgttcagcaaacaactgcttccattcctgaaaatactatttctgaggccacccaaaacaacatactcagcaacactcaggttacttccctagaagatcttgtagacttatgatacacatttttgttaatctttacattcaaccaacaaatatgatgaatgggccaaaaaaaaaaaaaatagggtgtgccaaaaatgtttaaactcagagttttaaaaatacaaaaaaaggcatgtgtgattatattttgtgccggatgacatatatgttttatgccatggatatgtttaattttttatgaacacatttgtacccaaccaatttgatgggtagatgagttcttatattctcaaaacaaagtttacaattattatgtctatgtaaatgtccaacatgagaccaacataaTTGGTCGAAAATTTAACAACCTTGTAAGCAATGCAAAAATTTTTGCAAGTGTACTATTTTAAGTAAAGTATATGAAAaatgtttaaagaaaaaaaacaaatgttaatTTTGTAAAAGTTTCCAGAAGATGAGCAAGAATTTCATTTTTTATTTGGAAACTAAAAAAGAACATCATTACTTTTTGgaataataggcatattattaataaaaaaaaaaaatttctaaataaatattatgtttcttttttaaatttatatataatattgcattttttccatagacgattaacattattaattttgtaagtttaaacaaacaaaaaatcatgatactaacacagaaatgtacaaacacatacatacaacattcagaaatccatgttgttaacagaaatgtcagttggtgattaacgcattttcactttaatacaagtaagctTTAAGCTCTTAGATTGTTGAAACTAATTAAACATTTTCGTCTaagtgaaaaaaatacattttaacaaaAATAAACCCATAAAAATCTTAAcaaacatcaatattattattagcatcaaaacaattaaagtaatcagtaaataattttctaatttgtaatccagatgtcacggaattatgagacataggttcacctgttggattaacaacatggtttatctgagattcatcatcaacataagttcctccttcatgtatccgacagaaattgtgaagcactatggtagccttgatgacagatttgacagagtttggctgcaactcaatagttgtgtgataaatgcgccatttgttagatataccaaatgcacactccacataacgtcttgctttcgttagccgataattaaagtactgtttcctgtcatcaattgatctccttggatatggtcgcataacatgtttggataatgcaaatcctgcatctgctaccatgacatatggtgccaacggtccagatgtaccaggtagggcaactgggggtgggatcaataatgaattttcttgcaggcgttgggctaatcttgatgaacggaaaatacgggcatctgaggcactaccataggccccaatgtcagcataaataaaacggtattctgtgtcaaccaatgccaaaataacaaccgaaaaaaaacttatgaaaattgaaataacgtgaaccagagtttggtggttttttacctctgaaatgcttgccatccaaagctcctatgcagttaggaaagtccacagagtccttgaagcccttagagattttcaaccaatcttctctgtttggctgaggcatcatttggtcttttaaatgttgccatatcatgtcgcatgtgtgacgtactataacggcaatggttgatctccccaacaaaaaatcaaaatgtaacgcactaaaagattgaccagtcgccaagaatctatgaaaacaagacaaacaatgattttcaattatcaatatgtttttttaaagaaaagcaaaccAAACAAACCACAAACATTGATTAAAAACAGAGATTagatcaagaaatatcaattacacatttcaatgtgaaacctaacacatttaaaaaagattaaaaaaaaaatatacctcagagtcaccataaatctctcctcaggggaaatggaaagccgcatccaagtgtcctgatgttgcaaatgaggtcgtaaaatatttagtaagtaatcaaaactctcaattgacaaacggcagtatgaaaaaaacttatctgggaaattccgtaactcaaaaaataaagtatggaaatgaccatgcataggccgcatcatgattagtggatgcacccacaatctgtttcttcttacattatcatattgcaacatgtgccgtctaacgccaaaacgacgagatataatccaacataaaaacactaaggcctccgtggataatggcattgcgacaaatttgtcacaacacataggtgctccaaggcagaatacaagcaggaaacagtttataggtaacttatatttatgtcctaatcacatacacctatgtgtcatttaattccaactgatcaccattatctcaatgtgcgaaacatgttaaacacgcacaaaaaacggactgcacacggaacacacactgacgtatttcacgcacaggaaaacgcacacacgtacacacgtatgacacacgatatgcatacggacactacacggaggggaaaaacggacagaaaatacggaacacggacacaaaaaacggactacagcacacgtacgttttttaaacgtgagtgtggcagaagcctaagactgtacaaaaaaaacatgatttggtgttgggtgctttacgtatgctgaccactcatgcGAGCATCCTGTGCTTGGTGTTCAAGTCCAgtacaagccgcttgcagtgtttgattggctcgcactgggagtaacaacatcgtgattggatgtagtgtgcaccaataaAAGAAGAAAACCCCTGCCCACCGGCATGGCCcccaaaagtgatctgtttatggctggctacatgtgggtccgaactgcccaattagtaacatggtaaataaaaaacccacagaacagttgtgcaattgcacttttttttttctttttttttgcaatttcaccgcatttggatttttttctcgtttttcagtacagtatgtggcagaatgaatggtggtgttcaaaagtacaactcattccacaaaaaacaagccctcatacgacaatattggaaaaataaaaaagttatggctcttggaagaaggggaggaaaaa is drawn from Anomaloglossus baeobatrachus isolate aAnoBae1 chromosome 3, aAnoBae1.hap1, whole genome shotgun sequence and contains these coding sequences:
- the LOC142296271 gene encoding uncharacterized protein LOC142296271; the encoded protein is MAPRVDTEKLISAVETHPPLWDTRVDGYHDRLTVDRHWLQVAEEVYPNNAWDRCSPSKRAKYVDLVKMRWCSARDQYRREYNPIPSSSSQGRKRRYVYYEQISFLAPILEVTQTEDNLDDSDEQPTAGPSATATSASEQEPGREDSENQEIQQDAAAATGSHDGGTESAQTNNQGTSTQQTTTPATQSTQTNVLPRFAPQPLRARRIRRPEEMRSLPEIIDTRIIHIMNTLIPETDAERFCRSLSTSLTKIASDRQERVRAAMLTLLSASQAEQEPVRVYEAIENWRTIMQQHTVPNTTDNQNTISTQTTMATVIVTNPVLQQSGQPSIASSTVFPTPIRQGYVSTNTGALSTVQSATSQQPINYMNLQPTPSISYFTQPTNIGALPNLFPGSTYPQSFMMPHYPISTMLPTPHLQTSVNYPQGQQHTHTQYPLTHVDPQVYSTTGNVLGQTSMQQTVPHTTVVSNRNVVQQTTASIPENTISEATQNNILSNTQVTSLEDLVDL